Proteins from a single region of Anastrepha ludens isolate Willacy chromosome 5, idAnaLude1.1, whole genome shotgun sequence:
- the LOC128864299 gene encoding V-type proton ATPase 116 kDa subunit a 1-like, which yields MGDMFRSESMALCQMFIQPEAAYSSLAELGERGCVQFRDLNAQVSAFQRKFVTEVKRCDELERKIRYIENELRKDDIKMPEVLDEPQPPYPREIIDLEAQLEAIEMEIRELAGNNIGLHANQQGMLELKSVLENADDFFSDTEVINMNAHRFSDAAEYAPPLPGQQRGELGFVAGIINLERFFSFERMLWRISHGNVFLKRSDLSEPLIDMETHTPTIKTIFVAFFQGDQLKQRIKKVCAGYHAALYPCPSSYAERQEMIKQVQVRLEDLKLVLSQTEDHRSRVLVAASRNLPTWIIMITKMKAIYHTLNLFNMDVSNNCLIGEGWVPVYDLPVVRDALARGSSKVNSTITSFLNVIETNEQPPTYNRTNKFTRGFQNLIDAYGLCSYREVNPALYTCITFPFLFAVMFGDLGHGIIVLLVGFYMTWNEKKLCKRKGEIFNIFFSGRYIILLMGLFAIYTGFVYNDVFSKSMNIFGSAWHTDYDNSTVWSNSELTLNPTNNLDGVYMYGLDPVWALADNKIIFLNTYKMKMSIIFGLVHMIFGVILSFVNFVHFKQYARIFLEFLPQLLFLLLLFGYLVFLMFFKWVRYSAKATEQALTPGCAPSILILFINMLLFGHNEPQDGCKEYMFEAQETIQLVLVVAAVICIPWMLLGTPLLEAYKRSKRMKATTANGTATTANGTRTTVNTAPTPAAGAHGAHGNAEEPMGEVYIKQAIHTIEYVLSTISHTASYLRLWALSLAHAQLSEVLWQMVLQKAFLLQTLVSLPMPCFGIVLYIIFAPWAFFTVAILVVIEGLSAFLHTLRLHWVEFMSKFYDGLGYAFQPFSFKAILNSTNED from the exons ATGGGTGATATGTTCCGCAGTGAATCGATGGCCTTGTGCCAAATGTTTATACAACCGGAAGCGGCGTACTCCTCTCTGGCCGAACTGGGCGAAAGGGGTTGTGTGCAATTTCGTGAT CTGAATGCGCAAGTCAGTGCTTTTCAACGTAAGTTCGTTACAGAGGTCAAACGTTGTGACGAATTGGAGCGTAAAATACGTTACATCGAAAATGAGCTACGCAAAGATGACATTAAAATGCCCGAAGTGCTAGACGAACCGCAACCACCATATCCGCGCGAAATCATTGACCTGGAAGCACAGCTGGAGGCGATTGAAATGGAAATACGTGAACTTGCCGGCAATAATATTGGTTTACATGCGAATCAGCAAGGAATGCTCGAACTAAAGTCTGTGCTTGAGAATGCGGATGATTTCTTCTCCGACACGGAAGTCATCAATATGAATGCACATCGTTTCTCAGATGCCGCAGAGTACGCACCGCCGCTGCCCGGTCAGCAACGCGGCGAGCTGGGCTTCGTTGCCGGCATCATCAACTTGGAGCGATTCTTCTCATTCGAACGCATGCTGTGGCGCATTTCGCATGGCAATGTATTTCTGAAGCGTAGCGATCTCAGCGAACCGTTGATCGATATGGAAACGCACACACCGACAATTAAAACCATCTTTGTCGCCTTCTTCCAAGGTGATCAACTCAAACAACGCATTAAGAAGGTTTGTGCTGGCTATCATGCCGCACTCTATCCCTGCCCCAGCTCCTATGCGGAACGACAGGAAATGATTAAGCAGGTTCAAGTGCGCTTGGAAGATTTAAAACTGGTTCTTAGTCAGACCGAGGATCATCGTAGTCGCGTATTGGTTGCAGCCTCACGTAATTTACCCACTTGGATCATAATGATTACGAAGATGAAAGCGATCTATCACACGCTGAATCTGTTCAACATGGATGTGAGCAACAACTGTTTGATCGGTGAAGGTTGGGTGCCGGTATACGATTTGCCAGTTGTGCGTGACGCGCTGGCTAGGGGTTCGTCGAAAGTAAACAGCACCATTACCTCTTTTCTAAATGTGATCGAGACCAACGAACAACCGCCAACATACAATAGAACGAATAAGTTTACACGCGGCTTCCAGAACCTCATTGACGCCTACGGTTTGTGCTCTTATCGCGAGGTTAATCCGGCCCTCTACACTTGCATTACGTTTCCCTTTTTGTTTGCGGTGATGTTTGGCGACTTGGGGCATGGCATCATAGTGTTACTTGTTGGTTTCTATATGACTTGGAATGAAAAGAAGCTGTGCAAGCGCAAGggtgaaatatttaatatatttttttcgggtCGCTACATTATACTTCTTATGGGCTTGTTTGCCATTTATACCGGCTTCGTTTACAATGATGTCTTCTCCAAGTCTATGAACATTTTTGGCTCAGCATGGCACACAGATTACGATAATTCAACTGTTTGGTCTAATTCGGAGTTAACATTGAACCCTACCAACAATTTAGATGGCGTCTATATGTATGGACTAGATCCAGTATGGGCATTGGCTGACAACAAAATCATTTTCTTGAATACATACAAAATGAAAATGTCCATTATATTCGGGCTCGTGCACAtgatttttggcgttatattgtCTTTTGTTAATTTCGTGCACTTCAAACAGTATGCACGCATTTTCTTAGAATTCTTGCCTCAGCTGCTTTTTCTGCTCCTGCTATTCGGCTATCTGGTATTCCTGATGTTCTTCAAGTGGGTGCGTTATTCCGCCAAAGCCACCGAGCAGGCGCTAACACCTGGTTGTGCACCCTCCATTCTCATATTGTTCATCAATATGCTGCTTTTCGGGCACAATGAGCCGCAGGATGGTTGCAAGGAGTATATGTTTGAGGCGCAGGAAACCATACAGTTAGTGTTGGTGGTGGCAGCAGTCATTTGCATACCATGGATGTTGTTGGGTACTCCGTTGCTGGAGGCGTATAAGCGCAGTAAAAGAATG aaagcaacaacagcaaatggcactgcaacaacagcaaatggTACTAGAACAACTGTGAACACAGCACCTACACCAGCTGCTGGCGCACATGGCGCGCATGGTAATGCTGAGGAGCCGATGGGTGAAGTCTACATTAAGCAAGCCATCCACACTATCGAATATGTCTTGAGTACCATCTCACATACAGCCTCCTATCTTCGTTTGTGGGCATTATCGTTGGCGCATGCGC AGTTGTCAGAGGTTCTATGGCAAATGGTACTTCAAAAAGCCTTTCTTCTGCAAACGTTGGTCTCGCTTCCGATGCCATGTTTTGGAATTGTCCTTTACATTATCTTTGCCCCATGGGCATTTTTCACAGTCGCCATTCTCGTTGTTATAGAAGGATTGTCTGCATTTTTACATACGCTGCGATTGCATTG ggTCGAATTCATGAGCAAATTTTACGATGGCTTGGGTTATGCGTTCCAACCTTTTTCCTTCAAAGCAATACTGAACAGCACAAATGAGGACTAA
- the LOC128864795 gene encoding uncharacterized protein LOC128864795: MLFTQSISCLAEVKVIQNININIKMLRRSEKSKIIAAICQKYTHDIFIVDESDEDEQEDIDESFRLNMLILLNNRRGVHLGIPKSNQWKLNVLEHLDENRFCQMLRVNQMEFDHLLILVKDDDVFRSDNNTIQLPIELQLKIVLYRLGSSGEGLSIRKVASLLVLEMAVPFKS, encoded by the exons ATGCTATTCACCCAATCAATCAGCTGCTTAGCAGAAgtgaaagtaatacaaaatataaatataaacataaaaatgcTTAGGAGGagcgaaaaaagtaaaataatagcagcgaTTTGTCAAAAATATACACACGACATCTTCATTGTGGACGAGA GTGATGAAGACGAGCAGGAAGATATCGATGAAAGTTTCAGACTGAATATGCTGATATTGCTAAACAATCGCCGAGGTGTCCATTTAGGAATTCCTAAGTCAAACCAATGGAAGCTGAATGTATTGGAGCATTTAGATGAAAACAGATTTTGCCAAATGCTGCGAGTAAACCAAATGGAGTTTGACCACCTTTTAATCTTAGTAAAAGATGATGATGTGTTTCGGAGTGATAACAACACAATACAGCTTCCGATTGAACTTCAGCTTAAAATCGTACTTTATAGGTTGGGATCTTCGGGTGAAGGACTTTCGATCCGTAAAGTGGCATCCTTATTGGTGTTGGAGATGGCGGTACCATTCAAATCGTAA